A region of the Primulina eburnea isolate SZY01 chromosome 7, ASM2296580v1, whole genome shotgun sequence genome:
GAATCTAGCCGCTAAACAAGTCAAATCGCTTATCGTTTTATCAGAAGTTCAAGCTGCATACATAATCAAAAGTTCATAACTTGAATTTGTCTCTAATCGGTCCGCTTTATCGAAAAGTGTACAGAGTCAGACCATTCAACTCTAATCGCACTCTAATCCGTCAGACATTAACAAATCACGATGCATGGTACAACAACCCATAATGTCATGAACATTATCCTATTAACTCTCAATTGATTGAAAAATTTCCTAAAATGTCAGTAGTCAATCAACTTTCTAGAAGCTAAAAAAAGCAAAGTTATAAAAAGCAAACAAACGTTAAATGAACATTTAATGCACTGTAGAATGAAGGAAAATTGACAATACCAATATGTCGGGAGATAGTATGTTGAAATTTTTTCCGACCGTTGGAAGACTTTGGTGTAAATATGCAGATTAAGAACTTCAAAGACACCAACACAAGGTTCAAGCATTCACAATCAGCAATATACAAGATCTCGAGTACACTGATTATTCATATATTCATCCACTCAATAACACAAGCTGAATTTACCTATCAGATAATTTCATGATCAATTTATAATACATTCTAACTTTAGTCGTCCAAGTAatcatttataatatttttgtaatttcgTTTGTTTGAACCAGAGGGCTCTACAGACAAACCAGACATTTGTGTCTTCGTTGTGGTGTTATTAAAAGTTTTGAATTAGGCAGCGTATTAAATACTAGTCAAATGTGTTTATACAAgaattgtataaatcaaagtttaaTTTTAGTGATATCTATTTTAAATGGAAAAAAAGTTACATAAGAATTGTTAATATCTGAAATCCATAACATCTCTGTGTTCTTTAAATTTCATCGTATTTACTTATTATCTACTTTAATTCACCTTTAACTGCAatgattatatattatataattagtCTAGCCGGACTGTTTCCTCACTTAAACTCATTTTAATGGTCTGGTCAAGTCTAGTCATTCAAGAAAGGCTTTAACATCTAAAAATTGTTAAAACGAGCTcagttttataaaaatattttaacaaatTTTACTAACCCCTTCTAAACTATGTTCCGATCACaacataaattatttgtttactTAAATTACATTTAAACGTTCGACTCGATGATAAGTTACATAAAATCGTAATCAGACTATAACAATTTCCGTTTAGGTTATAAAACTAAAATAAGAACTTTGGACTACGGTTTGATTGGTTTTTTTGTTTTCTGATTTAGACCATATTatgtgtcacgccccgaaactcgggatttGACACCGACGTTGTTAACAATCACACATtcgaaacaacaagcctttcATAGCACAGTGTAAACcgaaccagtttatatatcataagtTCCACGAAacaacattgtctttacaataacGAAATCCAACGAAATAGTAAATAATACGGAAACGTCTTAcaattattaaatcataaattcgaacATAACTACTACTGGTCTCGTGAATCACCAGCCCCGGAACTGTTCGGACTCCTCTTCCTCAACCTGCTCTTCGGACTTTTCTGGGAGGGTAGAGTAAGGGggatgagtattttgggaatactcagtaaatgtgGGACTTTGAACACAATATGACAATTTTATAACACTTTCGAATCATAACATATACATACAACATGCTttttcataatcgtaacgtaaaaattcataacgtaataacactgcgatttttcacctttaaaggtttactgacgtcagtccctaagttttaatcctctaagggggcgagacCATAAAACAGTTCTATCCCAATGTTAAGGaccatatgttggaattccacccattttcagggaattCTCACAGTGTCAAACATAAACGTACCAAAAGTTCGTAAAAAACGTATAGACAAAACGACGGTACTCGACCGTATTTTTAAACCACAAAATCGAAATTTTCACGTATGCATAACTCGAAATTATAAGttttaaaacagcccacttaccgtGTTTTTAGCTGCAAAAAACGTAGGTGCTCGGCTTCGGAAAGTGGATCGTTCTTTGTTCTTCACTCGGCGGCACTACGGCTCGATTTTTTTCTTGGAAGATTTCGGCAGAGTTTGGCTAGGAAAAGCTGCTGAATTTTGAGATTTCAGCAtggggattttcgaaaattaggtGTAGGATAATTAAGGGGTGATGTGGTATTTATAGGGAGGATAATGGTGTTTAATTATGGCACTCAAATCATACCAAAATTTGCTTCAAATCTCTCAATATTTGACTCTAATTTCCTTTCCAAATCTCGAAAATATGGTGGCCAAGTGAAGGGATTTACTTCCAATTTTCTTGTAGTTTATTCTTGCATGTGATTATATCCTTAGGTACCACCATATTTATGCACCAAATCCatgggattttcgaaaattaccaCATCTATTATTTGATTCCTTTAGCCATGCATGGTCTTTACCAAACCAAGGAGATTTCCTtgcaaaatttcgaaaatatgcaTGCCATATTGTAGGTATTCTTGACTTGGTGACAAAGATTCCAACCATTAATTATTTCCTCATATGTATATCTTATTTAATACAATAATCCAATATCACAATTTCCTTATTGTTATTTATTTGCATGGTAGAAAAAAAAATCGGTTCTTACAATGTCCATATATGTAGATAACACGTATCATAAATCACAAAAACTCTTATGAGACGTCTCAcagatcaattttgtgatacatatattatgtttgggtcacccatgaaaaaatattaatattttgccaaaaatatgatttttattttgaatatagaCACGACCGACTCCTCTCAAGAATAAGGATATAtacgtgagactgtctcacgagaGACCTAATAAATATGCAACACGTGTTATCCaattaatattatgatgatATAAATTGATCGGTACTAAAAACAATAACCTTCATTCTGATTAAAGACTTCAACATAGAAATTTGTCTCTCGATGCTTACTATTGGAACAATGGATAAATccctttatttttattcatatagagtgatattaaaataaaaattaaactttaaaagttATACCCTATATCATAAAAGTAATACAAACAAGCTAATTGGTTATCTAACTTGTCTACTGAAAAAACTTCATGACGAGAggcattattttttaaaaaaataattgaccTTAGCTTgtctaaataataaaatatatcaatGTGAAGTTCAATTTGAAGGAACTTTtgccaaattaaaaaattaccCAATTGTAATTAAACTTgaggaaaattaaattttaacaaaattgataaaaaaaaatattttgcttAAAAATGTCGGGAGCGCCCATGCATGTCAATTGCCATTACCcttggtaaaaaaaaaagttaatcaAATTTTCCAGACAAACACAGCCACGTCGTAGCCCGAAGTCAATCCACGATTGTGGAACTTGATGAAAATTGTGTGtgtaaagaaaaaggaagcTTCCACTCTGATTTTGAATAATGCTGCCGCTGTTCGGATGGTTGGTCATTGGTCATTTTCCAAAGTAAAACGCGTTTTGTTTCCATTAAACAAATCATCCCCGTAAAATATTCGTTTTTTTTTACGTAGTCAACATGAAAATTCaggtataaaaatatataaagatGATGTAGGTGATCGAGTTCTAATCTATGCGTTTGAGCTACCTCCATAGTTTCCAAATTCGTCGGATTCCCAGGTTAGTTTCCCTTTTAAAATTTCAGAAACCAATCTTTTTTCGTTCTACGGAGATGTTTTCGTGTGATGTTCGCTGATCCCTTTTGAGGGTTGTGATTCTTGGGTCTTATTGTTTTGTGTCTTGATTGAATCGATGGAAAAAGACCGAACCCATCTGAAATAAAAGTTTTTGGGCGTCATTTATTAAAGAAAGTTCCCATTTTTATATCCTGAGTCAGAATTATGTGGCTCTGTTTTAAACTCCATCCGTATGTGCCGTTTTTATAACTCGTGGACGTAGTTGATCGAAAGGAAATGCCGatgattgattttgaattatttgGTTTGTGGAGCTAAATTCAGTCAAATATTGTTGAATAATAGATTAGAAAAGTGCGTATGTTGCTAAAGCTTGCCGCCCCTTTCAATATGAAAGTGCATATTTTGTTCAGATCAATCTCCATGGCCTCGGTTAGCAATAGCAACGGGAAGAAACTTATTAAAATTGATGTTAGCGCCGATACTGTGTGCCCATGGTGCTTTGTGGGGAAAAAGAATCTTGACAAAGCTATAGATTTATCCAATGATAGCTACAATTTTGAGGTATAAATGAGTAATGTTTTGTTTTTTAACTATCTTTTTGTTGTTTGCTTCCTATTTTTTACTCGATTAGTCTAATTTCTGTGTTGCAGATCAAGTGGCATCCCTTCTTACTTATGCCATCTGCACCCAAGGAAGGCGTCAATAAGAAGGAATTTTACCGCAATAAGTTTGGGTCTCGAGCTGAACAGATTGAAGCTCGGATGTCGGAGGTTCCTTTTTGTTTCTTGGCACCCCTTTATCTTATACAGTATAAGGAGAGGTTTTTTCGCGTTTGACATACAGCTCAGAAAATTTAAGTCGTTTTGTTTTGGCAGATTTTCAAGGGGCTTGGGATGGACTATGACATGTCTGGACTTACGTAAGTTGCTCTTAAATCGGTGGAGTTAATTTGACATGGTGATATCCTTTTTAAATCGGTGGAGTTGCTCTATGAGTGTTAGTAGAGATAATTTGTTGATGACCGAGTCTCCGTCGTCTTATAAAAAACTATAGTGGATGGTAATCATATGACTAAATCTGTTAACATGTACGATAGTTCACCGATATTTCATGTATAGCACTTGGATCTTATAACAATTTTCAAAcctgattttaaaaaaatatcaaactcTTGGTTTTGTCTTCAAGTATTTCGTCGAACAGGGCCACATTGTTCATGAATTAAGAATCTAGCCACTTCATCTTGTTTGTCAGTTTTATTTAATCGAGCAGCCAAGGCTTTAGAGTAAAAAGGTGCTCTGGATGTTTCTCATTTTTTCTCGAATACACAGAGGAAATTCTTTCGACAGCCATAGGCTACTGTATTTTGCCGGACAACAAGGGCATGATAAACAACATAAACTCGCAGAGGAACTGAGCAGTGGCTATTTCACACAGGGAAAGTACATCGGCGACAAGTGAGTAAAGTTGCTagtagttttattttgttagaatCACTTTAGAAAATGATCTTTAATCTTTGTTTTATCTGTTGGAAACTAGCATGATTGTGTTTTTCCATTGCATCTGCAGGAACTTTCTTGTAGAGTCTGCTAAAAAGGTTGGAGTTGAAGGGGCAGCCGAGTTTCTTGAAGATCCAAACAATGGAGTCAAGGAGGTAATATCTCCAAACAAGAAAACTATCCCCTTCTGCTGTGTTCTTTTTTCCATACCAAAGTGTATGccattttgtttttttcttgaaGGTTAATGAAGATTTGAAGCGCTACTCGTCCCATATAAGTGGTGTTCCACATTTTGTTGTAAGTCACGTTTAAGCATCTAGTGTTAATTTTGAATGTTACAAAAACGTTAATCTTGTTTATATTCTTGATAGATAAACGACAAGCACCAGTTGAGTGGCGGCCAGCCGCCTGAGGCCTTCCTCAAAGTATTTCAAGTGGCTGCAAAGGAGAGCTCCTAGTTTCTTTGAAGAGGAAAACAAGGTCGACGGCTGATCCATGCTCTCTCCCtcgttttatttttatattgtaCAAGGAGTCcataataaaatttcatgtaGTTATCATCTCAGTTACCTGATCGTAGTTTTATCAAGTGTGGTCGTGTCCTTCAAATCCTTATGCAGTAAGTTATGAATAAACTTGTTCGTTTCattatatatacacatgttATGTGATACAGGTGTTCATCAAATTTAGTTTCCATTTTGTAGATATCAAAATCTTTGATTTGAGATTAAACATCATTTCTAATGCTGTGGTaacaaatatatttattaaaaaaaacaactcGGGTCTTTGATTTAAAAAGTGAAATATGCATATAATTCGATTCGATCAACATACCGGAGCCAGAAActaaatcattattttttttttgtcatggTTTCTGGATTTCAATTTATCGCGCACACGGCCATCTTGCAGGCTCTGATCGATCATATCAGTAAGGCACTTTTAAAACGTGAGAAAATAcagcaaaaagaaaaaaaattcatcaGAACGATT
Encoded here:
- the LOC140836308 gene encoding uncharacterized protein translates to MRLSYLHSFQIRRIPRSISMASVSNSNGKKLIKIDVSADTVCPWCFVGKKNLDKAIDLSNDSYNFEIKWHPFLLMPSAPKEGVNKKEFYRNKFGSRAEQIEARMSEIFKGLGMDYDMSGLTGNSFDSHRLLYFAGQQGHDKQHKLAEELSSGYFTQGKYIGDKNFLVESAKKVGVEGAAEFLEDPNNGVKEVNEDLKRYSSHISGVPHFVINDKHQLSGGQPPEAFLKVFQVAAKESS